DNA sequence from the Candidatus Methanomethylicota archaeon genome:
CGTAACCTGGAATTCAAGTAGAATTGGATATGAAAAGACATCAGAGGAACTTAAAAAGCATCTTAGAAAAATAGTATTGGAATTGATAGATTGGGATAAAATTAAGTGGCATCTTAGGGAAGGTGCTTCTGAAGCAAAATTTGAAGATATAAGTAAAGTGGAAGGAAACAATTAATTAAATGTTAACTGAAACTTAATTGAGGTGAAATATAATGTCATGCTTTAAACAGGTATTGGAAGCTATAGACATACTTGAAGATTCAAAGATAAATGGAATAAAAATAAAGGAGGAAATGAATAGAAGAGGATTAAGCCATGTGGAAGTAAAGAGCGTAGAGGGAAAGAGGGGAAAGACAGATTTTATAAAAATTTTGATTCCAGGTAAGGAGGGGAAGGTGAAGGGTGGAAACAAACCCACATTGGGAATAATTGGAAGACTTGGAGGGATAGGTGCAAGACCACAAATGATTGGCCTAGTTTCAGATGCTGATGGAGCAATAGTGGCAATAGCATCTGCAATGAAATTAGCTGACCTAATCATGAAAGGAGACGAACTTATGGGGGACGTAATAATAACAACACATATATGTCCAAATGCACCCACAAAACCACATAAACCAGTACCATTCATGGACTCCCCGATCGACATGAACACCATGATCATAAACGAAGTTGACGAGAGAATGGATGCCATACTATCAGTGGATGCAACTAAGGGGAACAGACTAATAAAAGTGGAGGGATTCGCAATAACACCCACAGTTCTCAACGGCTGGATCCTAAAGGTAAGTGATGACCTGATAAATATATATGAGAGAGTAACTGGACATAGAGCATATATAGTTCCAATAACCATGCAAGACATAACACCATATGTGGAAGGCATATATCATATAAATAGCATAATGCAACCATGGATCGCCACAAAATCCCCAGTGGTTGGAGTAGCAATAACAGCAGAAGTACCAGTAGCTGGATGTGCAACTGGAGCAACATATATAAATAGCTTAGAGAAAGCCACAAGATTCTGTATAGAAGTGGCAAAGGATTATACTGCGGGATTATGTAAATTCTATGATGAAGAAGAATACAGAAAACTAATAAGCTTATATGGCGACATGGAAAGATTACGTGGAAACTTCGCTTCCAAAAAATAGCTTCAAAACATTCAAACTCTTTAATGAAGCAGAGTAGGAAAGATTTTCTATTATCAATGGCCCACTCAAATTGCAATTAAAAACCCTTTTAAGATAATCCTTCCAAAACGGAGTACCCATATCAAGAGGCCAATGCCTATCAGCTAAACCATCGTTACCACTAATATGAAAATACGCTATCCTATCACGTAAAGAATCAATATACGAATTGAAAAAATTCATAACATGGGCATGGGATATATCCAATGCCATCTTAAAACTATTTGATTTGCTAAAGAAACTTTTGAAATCTTCAACCTTAAGTATTGTGGATCTATCAGTTGCCAAGTTTTCTATTAATGGAGTTATCCCATAATCACTACATAAATCTCCAATCGATAAGAGGAAGTTTATTCCATCTAATATAGGCTCATTTAAATCTCTAAACAAATATGTAAAGGAGTCAAGCAACCCAGGATGGAAAACTATGAATTTACATCCCAGCTGATGCGCATGTTCCACAGACTCCCTATACATATCCATACTAAACCTTCTAGCCCTATAATTTGATGCTGAAATGTTAACTGAAGTGTATGGGGCATGTAAACTTAAAGTCATATTTAGGGATGATGAAAGAGCCAGCATCCTTTTAATTCTATTAGAGTCAAGGAAATGCAAACCGTCATCCACAACCTCCCAAAGTGAAATTCCAGAAGAAGCTATGAAATTTAAAGCATAATCAAAATCCTTTGATATAAAGCAGAGAGAAGATAAGCCAACATTGAAAAACTTATTCAATTTCAACCCCCTCCTAATAGTAAACATTCCCCTTAAAACTAGGCTCTCGTATTTTACTAGCCAAATCACTACCACAATACTTGCAGATCCTCTTCAAAAAGCATCCCCCTCCACAACTTAGAAATGACGATAAGGGGCATCCATTACAGTAATGGGTTACACAATTAATATTTTGGGATGTGCAACAATAGGATGTGAATAGATCTAGGAAGTCATGTATAACCATAGGTTCTCTGCCAGAAACCTTAGAAACGAAATCTAAACATTCCCTTGTGCGAATTCTCAAAGCATAATCTTCGGAGAAGGTTAACTGGGATTGCACGATTTTATTCATGAACTCATTATCCAAATGTATCAAGCCACACCTCAAAACAAATGGTAGAATAGAACCATTAACTGGAAAATGAATATTATCAAAATCATTAAATGATGTCACCCCCTTCCTAAATAACATTTTAGCTAAAAGTAAAGCCTTATACTCAACAGGATCATCAAAACCCATAAACTTCTTCAATCTCTCAATGAACCCAGAACCATTACGGTACAAGTAGTTTGAGGAAGCATAAACTACATCTAGAATCGAGTTACCATATTCAGACATAATCCTTTTAGCAACATCTCTAACCATCTTAATCCTACGATCAACATCAATAGTTTCAAAACCATATATCTCCCCATAATTAAACATTCTCTCAAAGAAACTTCTATCTAAATTGGAGGTATACTCAAGGGAGAAGAATTTAGGGTCTTCATCAAAAATCAATTTACCCAAACGCCAAAATAATCTAGAACCATAATAGTATTTACCATCAACATAACCATAAAATATCGACCCCGAAAAGGAGTAATCCATAAGAACCATGAAGAAAAGATAATTTGAAACAAGATCATACCCATAAGATAAATCTGGATAAAATTCGGTATTAGAATAATAGTTTTGCGGAATGTCAAGACTACTTAAAAGCCAGCCAAATGCCAATCCCCTATTTAAATCCAACATAACCCTCAAATCAATCTAAATCAATGTATAATATGGAAAATTTAAAATTTAACCATCAAGATTATGAAGACAAGAAAGCGGAAGGGAAATGAGAATAATAAATTTTGACGAAAAAAGTGGGGAAATGGTATTAAAGATAGAAGATGAAGATGATCTCTGGCTACTCCACAATATAATCGATAGAGACGATGAAGTATACGCTAGAACAACTAGAGAAATAAACATGGGAAATAAAAGCGTAAGAAAGAGCATGTACATTGGAATAAAGGTAAATAAGGTGGAATTCCAACCATTCACAAATAGACTTAGAATTCACGGCACAATAATATACCATCCAGAAAAATACGAGGAATACGGGTTCCTAGGAAGCCACCACACAATAAACGTAAAAGTTTCAGATGAAATAAAGATAAAAAAGAGTAAGTGGCAAAAATACATAATAAATCAGATAGAGAGAAGCTGTGGAAAAAGCGAGAAAGTCCTGATAATATCAATTGACGATGAAGAAGTAGCCGCAGGAATATTGAGAAGTTATGGATTGGAAATAATTTTTGAAATGCAACTCAAAATCCCAGGAAAAAGGGAAGCAGAAGCAAGGGAAGAAAAGGTGGATAAAGAATTAAGGGAAATTTCAAAGAAAGTTATGGAAATCATAGAAAGGAGGGATATAGAGATATTGGTAATTTCCGGAATAAGCTACATGAGAGAGAAATTAACTGAAAAGATACTGGAAGATCTAAAGGGGTTGAAAAAGAAACCAAAAATAATAAGTGAAGATACATCAAACGGCGGAGTAAGAGGACTTTATGAAACCATAAAGAGAGAAAGCATAACCAAAGCTCTTGAGAAGATAAAAATGATTGAAGACAATAAAATAATGGGAGAATATCTACAAATACTCATAAAAGAACCGTCAATGGCAATCTATGGATTAAACGATGTATACAATGCATCAAAAATTGGAATTATAAAGACACTACTCATATTAAATAGAAAACTCAAAACTTATGATGAAGAAAGGGAGAAACTTGAAGAAGTAATAGGGAATGTTGAGAAATATAATGGGGAAATTAGGATAATATCAGATGAAAGCGAAGCTGGGAGAGAGTTAAATTCGATTGGAGGAATAGCTGCAATACTGAGATACAAAATGGAAACTCCTTTAAAAAATGTTAACACTAATATTAAAAGTTAGGGGAATATAATCTGTTTAAGGCTATGATGATGCGTGTAAGGTCTGAATATTGATGAACCAGCTAACTCTGAGCCCATGAAAAATAAAAAAGAAAAAGAAAAATTTAAAAATATGCAAAATAAAAAATAAGGGAGTTGAGTACAATGTTTGATTGGAGAGAAAGCCCAACTTTCAGAAAATATTCAAAGGCAATAGATAAAACATGCCAGAAGATAATAAAGGCACTACATGAAACAGGAACTAATAATTTATCTTTACTTGCAAAGAAAACTGGAATGTCACCCGCACTAGTACACTACTACTATGATAAACTGACAAGCAAGAACATACTAAAACTAAAAGTGAAAGTCAACGTGGTAAACATGGGGCTACAACCCATAGAAATCATATTTAAAGACGAGGGTATGGGGAAAGAACCTGGCTTAGAATCATATTTAAAGGGCATTGAATATTGGAGAAATATAGAGAAATACTATGTGCAGATGGACACCTACTGGCACGTATACTTCAATATACCAAAAGAAGCTATAAATGACTTCAATAGATATGTAAGGAATGTTAGTGAGAAAGCTGGTGTAAGAATCGTATACATGAATACAAATCCAATAGACATAAACCCCAAGCCAAATGTAGATTGGTTTAATGATGAAGAAAGAAGATGGGAGTTTAAATGGAGTGAATGGATGGACGAAGTAGTTCTAGGCAGTAGAGAAGTAGATTTCACCGTACCAAAAATGGGAGAATTTGTAGTGCTAGATAAACCAGATGTATTTATAATTCAAAAACTTGAGGAAGATGCAGAAACATCATTCAAAGAAATGGCGAATGAAATGGGCGTCACTCCACCAACTGTCAGATACCACTACTACAAACATCTAGTGAAATATGATATCATCGAGGGTTATGAAGCAATATTAAAGCTATTCCCAGAAAACATATCAATAAATATTCTGGGACATATTCAATTCACAAGTAGAAAGAATATGAACAGCTTCATTGCTTCATTAGAGGGGAAACCCTTCTCCAGTAGAGTGTTAGCAAACTTAGAGGATAATAGGGCGACAGTATACTTCTACATACCATTCGATCAAATAGTGGAATTAAATAAGGCATTGATTAATATGAAAAGGGCAGGTATAATAAAGGATTGCACCATGGGGTTAATAGATTATAAATCAAAAATGGAGAAAAGTCTACCAATGAATTTGTATGAGAAAGGAAATTGGAAAATGTTTTTCTAAATATGGATGGTTATGGTGAAAGGAAGTCCTCAACTTTTGGCGGATTTGGAGGCAACCCCTTCCTCTTCCTAATCTGTCTAATCAATTCTTCAGCAAGTTGCTGAGGAACTACACCCCAATGGGAGAACTCAGTACTCCAGAAACATCTACCCTGTGTTGCACCTCTAATCTGATCAGATAAATCAAAAGTTTCTGAAACAGGTATATGGCATCTAACAAACATCAATAACCTCTGATCTTCCATAGATATTATTTTACCTCTCTTGGAAGTTATGACACGGAGCAAACCACTAACAAACTCTTGAGGCACTTTAGCTTCCAACTTTAGAATAGGTTCCAAAAGTATTGGAGAGGCAGATAAGAAAGCTGCAAAGATTGCGTTTTTCGTCGCTGGCATTATTTGGGCTGGACCCCTATGAGCTGGATCTTCATGAACCATTGCATCCACTAACTTGACTTTAACACCTCTAATAGGTTCTTGAGCCAATGGACCTGCCTCCATAGACCATCTGAAAGCTGAAATCAAAGTATCTTTAATATCCCTTAAATATTGAATACCCTTTGTTACATCCACAAATATGTTCAAATACTGATCTATGGCCATTATACCCCTAGCTTCATCAGCATCCCACCCAGCTTCAGAACGTAAAATTTTAGCTCTTACACGCCAATCTTGATCTTCATACACAGCACCAGTGCTAAGCAACTTCATAGTCACCTCATCTAATGGCTCAATACTAATGTATATACGGTTATGCTTATTTGGAGATTTACCTTCAATAGGTCCAGCAGACCCCTTAATACTCTCCCTATACACCACTATTGGTGGTGACACATCTACCTCCATACCCCCAGTTCTTTGACGTAAATCCCATAAGGCAATTTCAAGATGCAAAGTTCCCATACCACTGATAAGGTATTCTCCAGTTTCCTCATTTATCTTGACGTGTAAAGTGGGATCTTCAATAGCCATTTTCCTTAAAGTGTCAACTAAACGTGGCAGATCAGCACTTTTCTTTGGCTCAATGGCCACAGTAACCACAGGCTCACTAATATAGACTAACTTTTCGAAAGGAACCATGGAATCCTTATAATCAATGCCAACCACAGTTTCCCCAGCCCTTGCATTATCCAATCCAAGTAAAGCCACAATGTTCCCAGCCAAAACTCTATCCACAACCTCCCTATATGGGCCCATGTACAAGCCAACTTGCTGAATTCTACCAGTACTTTTAGCCATCATAAGATATACTTCATCGCCACTGGTAGCTGTGCCGCTAAAAACCCTTCCAGTAGCCACTAAACCTGCATGTGGATCAACAACCATTTTGCTTACACAGATAACCAATGGCCCCTTTGGATCACAATTAAGCATAGATTTACCTATTTCACTATCAATATCACCACGCCAAATCTTTGGTATCCTATACTTCTGAGCAGCTCTTGGACTTGGAATATGCTGAACAACCATATCTAAAATTGCTCTATACAGTGGGAATTCATCAGCTAACTGGGAAACCTCCTCAGCCCCCTTCTCATAAGCTTTAACTATCTCACTAAATTTGATACCAGCCTTCTGAGCAATAGGTATCGTTAAACCCCACTTATGAAGTGCAGAACCAAATGCCATTTGACCCTTCAATGGATTAATTTTCCAAGCATCTTTAAATTGAGGCTCAGCATATAATTCAATTAAATTATTGAAATCCCTAATTATCTCCATAAGTTTTTGTTGAACTTCCTCAGGAGTTAATTTAAGCTCCCTAATCAACCTATCAATCTTATTAATATATAACAGCGGTCTTACACGCTCCTCTAACCCTTGCCTCACAACAGTTTCCGTCT
Encoded proteins:
- a CDS encoding mRNA surveillance protein pelota, producing MRIINFDEKSGEMVLKIEDEDDLWLLHNIIDRDDEVYARTTREINMGNKSVRKSMYIGIKVNKVEFQPFTNRLRIHGTIIYHPEKYEEYGFLGSHHTINVKVSDEIKIKKSKWQKYIINQIERSCGKSEKVLIISIDDEEVAAGILRSYGLEIIFEMQLKIPGKREAEAREEKVDKELREISKKVMEIIERRDIEILVISGISYMREKLTEKILEDLKGLKKKPKIISEDTSNGGVRGLYETIKRESITKALEKIKMIEDNKIMGEYLQILIKEPSMAIYGLNDVYNASKIGIIKTLLILNRKLKTYDEEREKLEEVIGNVEKYNGEIRIISDESEAGRELNSIGGIAAILRYKMETPLKNVNTNIKS
- a CDS encoding elongation factor EF-2, translating into MVKYKTTEQILKIMDELDNVRNIGTLAHVDHGKTTLSDSLLMAAGLISPKVAGKALALDYVPIEQMRQMTVKAANVSLYHEYNGNAYLINLVDTPGHVDFTGHVTRSLRVMDGAIVVVDAVEGVMTQTETVVRQGLEERVRPLLYINKIDRLIRELKLTPEEVQQKLMEIIRDFNNLIELYAEPQFKDAWKINPLKGQMAFGSALHKWGLTIPIAQKAGIKFSEIVKAYEKGAEEVSQLADEFPLYRAILDMVVQHIPSPRAAQKYRIPKIWRGDIDSEIGKSMLNCDPKGPLVICVSKMVVDPHAGLVATGRVFSGTATSGDEVYLMMAKSTGRIQQVGLYMGPYREVVDRVLAGNIVALLGLDNARAGETVVGIDYKDSMVPFEKLVYISEPVVTVAIEPKKSADLPRLVDTLRKMAIEDPTLHVKINEETGEYLISGMGTLHLEIALWDLRQRTGGMEVDVSPPIVVYRESIKGSAGPIEGKSPNKHNRIYISIEPLDEVTMKLLSTGAVYEDQDWRVRAKILRSEAGWDADEARGIMAIDQYLNIFVDVTKGIQYLRDIKDTLISAFRWSMEAGPLAQEPIRGVKVKLVDAMVHEDPAHRGPAQIMPATKNAIFAAFLSASPILLEPILKLEAKVPQEFVSGLLRVITSKRGKIISMEDQRLLMFVRCHIPVSETFDLSDQIRGATQGRCFWSTEFSHWGVVPQQLAEELIRQIRKRKGLPPNPPKVEDFLSP
- a CDS encoding sugar phosphate isomerase/epimerase, which codes for MFTIRRGLKLNKFFNVGLSSLCFISKDFDYALNFIASSGISLWEVVDDGLHFLDSNRIKRMLALSSSLNMTLSLHAPYTSVNISASNYRARRFSMDMYRESVEHAHQLGCKFIVFHPGLLDSFTYLFRDLNEPILDGINFLLSIGDLCSDYGITPLIENLATDRSTILKVEDFKSFFSKSNSFKMALDISHAHVMNFFNSYIDSLRDRIAYFHISGNDGLADRHWPLDMGTPFWKDYLKRVFNCNLSGPLIIENLSYSASLKSLNVLKLFFGSEVST
- a CDS encoding winged helix-turn-helix transcriptional regulator, with protein sequence MFDWRESPTFRKYSKAIDKTCQKIIKALHETGTNNLSLLAKKTGMSPALVHYYYDKLTSKNILKLKVKVNVVNMGLQPIEIIFKDEGMGKEPGLESYLKGIEYWRNIEKYYVQMDTYWHVYFNIPKEAINDFNRYVRNVSEKAGVRIVYMNTNPIDINPKPNVDWFNDEERRWEFKWSEWMDEVVLGSREVDFTVPKMGEFVVLDKPDVFIIQKLEEDAETSFKEMANEMGVTPPTVRYHYYKHLVKYDIIEGYEAILKLFPENISINILGHIQFTSRKNMNSFIASLEGKPFSSRVLANLEDNRATVYFYIPFDQIVELNKALINMKRAGIIKDCTMGLIDYKSKMEKSLPMNLYEKGNWKMFF
- a CDS encoding DUF1177 domain-containing protein — its product is MSCFKQVLEAIDILEDSKINGIKIKEEMNRRGLSHVEVKSVEGKRGKTDFIKILIPGKEGKVKGGNKPTLGIIGRLGGIGARPQMIGLVSDADGAIVAIASAMKLADLIMKGDELMGDVIITTHICPNAPTKPHKPVPFMDSPIDMNTMIINEVDERMDAILSVDATKGNRLIKVEGFAITPTVLNGWILKVSDDLINIYERVTGHRAYIVPITMQDITPYVEGIYHINSIMQPWIATKSPVVGVAITAEVPVAGCATGATYINSLEKATRFCIEVAKDYTAGLCKFYDEEEYRKLISLYGDMERLRGNFASKK